CGAAGCCGAACGGGTTGACCACGTCCGGAGACGCCTGGGTGGTGACCACGACCAGCCCGCCCCGGAGCACGACGTAGGTGATGGTGGCCATGGCCGCACCCACGATCGGCTGCAGGTAGTAGGTCATCATCCAGCTGTACTTGAGGTTCCGGTTGCCGGCGTACCAGGTCAGCGACCGCAGGGCGTACACCAGCCCCCCGAGCGCCCCGGCGAGCGCGACCACGATGAACAGCCGCGCCTCCCGGTCGACCTGCAGCCGGGCCCCGAAGAGCCGCACCGGCGGGTTGGGGGCCGCCTGCACGACCACGGTGGTCGCCGGCGCCTGCCCGTCCGGCGCGGTCGTGCCCGGGACAGGGGTGGTCGTCGGGGGCGGCGCGCCACCACCCGACAGCGCCGGCGGCGGCGCCGGCGGCCAGACCTGCACCAGGAAGTAGAGGACGAGCAACGTGGCCAGGGCCAGCAGGGTCCCGGTGGTCACCGCCGCCCTGACGGTGGCGTTCTCGCCCCCGGGCTCGCGCTTGCCCGACGGCCCGGCGGGCGGCGTGGTGTCGTCGACCTGATCGCCGGTGTCGCTCCCTGACGCACCCGCCATCGTGGCACCCCCGGACCCCCCGCCCTTGCGTGGCATTCTGCAGGAGCGGTGCAAGCCCCGTAAAGAGGAAGGAACCGGCGATATCAGGAGGAGGGTGACCGAGGGGACTCGAACCCCCGACCTTCGGGACCACAACCCGACGCTCTAACCAACTGAGCTACGATCACCACGAGCCAGGGAAGGATACCGGGGCCGGCGGGGGTGAGGCCAGCGGGTGCCGTCGTGGGGCTGGGTGGGTGATGGGGAACCGGATCCGGAGCGAGCGGCTGTGCCTGCGGCAGCTGGAGGGGGCGGAGGCGCGGGCGCTGCTGCAGGGGAAGGCCGACCCGGAGCGGCCCTGGATGGCCGGGTATCCGATGCAGGGGACGCTGATCGCGGTGGAGGCGTTCGTGCGGGCGCTCGACAACGGGGCCGACCCGGGGGCGTACGGGGTGTACCAGCTGGTGCGGTCGGGCGACGCCGTGGTGGTGGGGGACATCGGGTTCCACGGGCCGCCGGACGGCGGGGGGTCGGTGACGGTCGGGTACGGGCTGGCGCCGGGGGCGCGGGGGCAGGGGTACGCGACCGAGGCGCTGCGGGCGGTGGTCGCCTGGGCGCTGGCCCAGCCGGAGGTGGCGGCGGTGGAGGCCGACACGACCCACGCCAACCTGCCGTCGCAGCGGGTGATGGAGCGGGCCGGGATGCGGCTGGTGCGCCGCAGCGAGCAGCTGCGCTTCTACCGGGTTCCTTGAGCGGCCGCGCCGCGGCGTGGTTGCATGCCTCCCCCCGCCGTGAGAAGGGAGCTCGGGATGCGCATCGTCCTGGTCGGCCCGCCCGGGGCCGGCAAGGGGACCCAGGCCGGCCGGATCGTTGACCGGTTCGGGGGCGTCCACGTGGCCACCGGCGACATCCTGCGGTCCAACGCCGAGCGGGGGACCGAGCTGGGCCGTGAGGCTGGCCGCTTCATGGACCAGGGTGAGCTGGTGCCCGACGACGTGATGATCGACATGGTGCTGGAGCGGGTGGGGGAGGCGGACTGCGCCGACGGCTTCGTGCTCGACGGCTTTCCGCGCACCGTCCCCCAGGCCGAGGCGCTGGAGCGGCGGCTGGCGGAGCTGGGCCGGCCCCTGGACGCGGTGGTCGCCTTCGAGGTCGGGGAGGACGAGCTGCGCGACCGGCTGGCCGGCCGGGCCGAGGAGCAGGACCG
This genomic stretch from Actinomycetota bacterium harbors:
- a CDS encoding IPT/TIG domain-containing protein codes for the protein MAGASGSDTGDQVDDTTPPAGPSGKREPGGENATVRAAVTTGTLLALATLLVLYFLVQVWPPAPPPALSGGGAPPPTTTPVPGTTAPDGQAPATTVVVQAAPNPPVRLFGARLQVDREARLFIVVALAGALGGLVYALRSLTWYAGNRNLKYSWMMTYYLQPIVGAAMATITYVVLRGGLVVVTTQASPDVVNPFGFAAFGALVGLFSAQAAEWLKRIFEQVFVPAMKGKDPAIEVRITDVKPEPAPVGTEVVISGVGLADAQRVTFGGVEATNLRQVSASELRVTVPDGAVSGLVTVHTPAGIADSPRPFTVGEPAEAPPAEAEEDQEEGRPQATR
- a CDS encoding GNAT family N-acetyltransferase encodes the protein MGNRIRSERLCLRQLEGAEARALLQGKADPERPWMAGYPMQGTLIAVEAFVRALDNGADPGAYGVYQLVRSGDAVVVGDIGFHGPPDGGGSVTVGYGLAPGARGQGYATEALRAVVAWALAQPEVAAVEADTTHANLPSQRVMERAGMRLVRRSEQLRFYRVP
- a CDS encoding adenylate kinase: MRIVLVGPPGAGKGTQAGRIVDRFGGVHVATGDILRSNAERGTELGREAGRFMDQGELVPDDVMIDMVLERVGEADCADGFVLDGFPRTVPQAEALERRLAELGRPLDAVVAFEVGEDELRDRLAGRAEEQDRAEDEDEDAIRRRLELFDQETAALLDFYAGRGLLARVEAEGDPDEVAGRIAAAIAERPGAA